Proteins co-encoded in one Haloarcula pelagica genomic window:
- the hemC gene encoding hydroxymethylbilane synthase yields MTTETLKLATRGSDLALRQAASVRDRLSSRRLGVELVEVETTGDQIRDELIHRLGKTGAFVRSLDEKVLAGELDAAVHSMKDMPTERPEQLVVAAVPERGPAGDVLVTPAGDTLDDLPEGATVGTSSLRRRAQLLAERADLTVEPLRGNVDTRIEKLLAPTLQHEHQERHEAEQERKEHAGEDDSDYEFPYDEDVEAWFNGLSELQRRAMEREPDTEFDAIVLAAAGIERAGLAHHVETVTLDTDRFVPAPGQGALAVTAVDGDLARTIKDRLDDPQTRAETTVERTILAELGGGCVAPIGVYARLEGAVVHTTVRVLSRDGDEEITVSRDLPAQSHISAARELAAELADRGADDLIAAAKRDAGAADDDAATAREGEDA; encoded by the coding sequence ATGACTACGGAGACGCTCAAACTGGCGACACGGGGGTCGGACCTGGCGCTCCGACAGGCCGCGTCGGTCCGGGACCGGCTGTCGAGCCGCCGCCTCGGGGTCGAGTTGGTCGAAGTCGAGACGACGGGCGACCAGATCCGCGACGAACTCATCCACCGGCTGGGCAAGACCGGCGCGTTCGTCCGGAGCTTAGACGAGAAGGTCCTGGCCGGGGAACTGGACGCGGCCGTCCACTCGATGAAGGACATGCCGACCGAGCGGCCAGAGCAGCTGGTCGTCGCCGCCGTCCCCGAACGCGGGCCGGCGGGCGACGTGCTCGTGACGCCCGCGGGAGACACACTCGACGACCTCCCGGAGGGTGCGACCGTCGGCACGTCCAGCCTGCGGCGGCGGGCGCAGTTGCTGGCCGAGCGTGCGGACCTGACCGTCGAGCCGCTCCGGGGCAACGTCGACACCCGCATCGAGAAGCTGCTGGCGCCGACGCTCCAGCACGAACACCAGGAACGCCACGAGGCCGAACAGGAGCGCAAGGAACACGCCGGTGAGGACGACAGCGACTACGAGTTCCCCTACGACGAGGATGTCGAGGCGTGGTTCAACGGCCTCTCGGAGCTCCAGCGCCGGGCGATGGAACGCGAGCCCGACACGGAGTTCGACGCGATCGTCCTCGCCGCGGCCGGCATCGAGCGGGCGGGTCTGGCCCACCACGTCGAGACGGTCACGCTCGACACCGACCGGTTCGTCCCGGCGCCGGGCCAGGGCGCGCTGGCGGTGACCGCCGTCGACGGCGATCTGGCTCGGACGATCAAGGATCGGCTCGACGACCCACAGACCCGCGCCGAGACCACCGTCGAACGGACGATCCTGGCGGAACTGGGCGGGGGCTGTGTCGCACCCATCGGCGTCTACGCGCGACTGGAGGGCGCGGTCGTCCACACGACCGTCCGGGTGCTCTCCCGAGACGGCGACGAGGAGATCACGGTCTCCCGGGACCTGCCCGCACAGTCTCACATCTCCGCTGCACGGGAGCTAGCGGCCGAACTCGCCGACCGGGGCGCCGACGACCTCATCGCGGCGGCGAAACGCGACGCCGGCGCGGCCGACGACGACGCCGCGACCGCGCGGGAGGGTGAGGACGCGTGA
- a CDS encoding ABC transporter permease, translated as MATRDESAPLGRFRTGLASLLAPTTERDRSRRRIAALAAPFLVLATFGAFVPLATMVRMSTSASNFAIEGLTLAAYERLFTSILAAVPGAGIDANPVYGEVIWNSLWFGAATTLASVVIGVAIAHGLEKYDLPREGLLVTLISFPISLPGIVAAFMMIVWFGKTGLLTNVLTVFTGAGPNAVALTGQPSGTLLAITGLFFGYLYSMIPRATFLLRGSYAEVNTDAEEAARSLGATPWQTFRYVTLPQIRPGIVGALILTFRTALAIFGTVLVLKALSVVTFRFSQEISVGFDLQMASALATVFFVFTVLFTFLSLRLTSAEVAG; from the coding sequence ATGGCGACCCGAGACGAGTCGGCGCCGCTGGGACGGTTCCGGACCGGCCTCGCCAGCCTCCTCGCGCCGACGACCGAGCGCGACCGGAGTCGTCGGCGCATCGCCGCACTGGCGGCCCCCTTCCTCGTGCTTGCGACGTTCGGCGCGTTCGTCCCGCTGGCGACGATGGTGCGGATGAGCACCTCGGCGTCGAACTTCGCCATCGAGGGGCTCACGCTCGCGGCCTACGAGCGGCTGTTCACCTCGATCCTGGCCGCGGTTCCCGGTGCCGGGATCGACGCCAACCCGGTGTACGGCGAGGTCATCTGGAACTCGCTGTGGTTCGGCGCGGCCACGACCCTCGCAAGCGTCGTGATCGGCGTCGCCATCGCACACGGGTTAGAGAAGTACGACCTGCCCCGGGAGGGACTACTCGTGACCCTCATCTCGTTCCCGATCAGCCTGCCGGGTATCGTCGCCGCGTTCATGATGATCGTCTGGTTCGGCAAGACCGGCCTCCTGACGAACGTCCTGACCGTCTTCACCGGCGCCGGCCCGAACGCCGTCGCCCTGACCGGCCAGCCCTCGGGGACCCTGCTGGCGATCACCGGCCTCTTCTTTGGTTATCTCTACTCGATGATCCCGCGGGCGACGTTCCTCCTTCGCGGGAGCTACGCCGAGGTCAACACCGACGCCGAGGAGGCGGCCAGATCGCTGGGGGCGACCCCCTGGCAGACGTTCCGCTACGTCACGCTGCCACAGATCCGCCCGGGCATCGTCGGCGCGCTCATCCTCACCTTCCGGACGGCACTGGCCATCTTCGGCACCGTCCTCGTGTTGAAGGCGCTGTCGGTGGTCACCTTCCGGTTCAGCCAGGAGATCAGCGTCGGCTTCGACCTCCAGATGGCGTCAGCGCTGGCGACGGTGTTTTTCGTCTTCACCGTCCTCTTTACCTTCCTGAGCCTGCGCCTGACGAGCGCGGAGGTGGCCGGATGA
- a CDS encoding ABC transporter permease has product MSTPGADAGDTADSNTGTGRSVPARDPGRFGRLSAAVGRRVITALILVTVVFLIGPVVFTFVASFAGEWTGVLPSGFVTLDNWKQALGLSSTLGASRGLGGSTTIPIIGATIPLPETLSLSMALALGGVFINLLVGVPIAYAVTRYDFYGQSWLNTFAVLPVVPGIILGIAFLRTYPNFPSAVALMIGYSLLKAPYMVLAVQSSFESMDLRQIEESARSLGASWPRTFLTVVVPNAKQGILSGAIVCWTLAAAEFNFSYIVYSRGPKPFSLFLFENISNNPFLRAAAAISIYFLIVVVVTALLRSTGERGFSIGGVR; this is encoded by the coding sequence ATGAGCACACCCGGTGCCGACGCCGGCGACACCGCGGACTCGAATACGGGAACCGGACGCTCGGTCCCCGCCCGCGATCCGGGTCGGTTCGGCCGGCTCTCGGCGGCCGTCGGCCGGCGGGTCATCACCGCCCTGATCCTGGTGACCGTCGTCTTCCTGATCGGTCCGGTCGTGTTCACGTTCGTCGCCTCTTTCGCCGGCGAGTGGACCGGCGTCCTCCCGAGCGGGTTCGTCACGCTGGATAACTGGAAGCAGGCGCTCGGGCTGTCCTCGACGCTCGGTGCGAGCCGCGGGCTGGGCGGGTCGACGACGATCCCTATCATCGGCGCGACGATCCCGCTGCCCGAGACGCTGAGTCTCAGCATGGCGCTGGCGCTGGGCGGTGTCTTCATCAACCTCCTCGTGGGGGTCCCGATCGCCTACGCCGTGACCCGCTACGACTTCTACGGGCAGAGCTGGCTGAATACCTTCGCCGTGTTGCCGGTCGTGCCGGGGATCATCCTCGGGATCGCGTTCCTGCGGACCTATCCGAACTTCCCCAGCGCCGTCGCGCTGATGATCGGCTACTCGCTGCTGAAGGCGCCGTACATGGTGCTCGCGGTCCAGTCGTCGTTCGAGTCGATGGATCTGCGCCAGATCGAAGAGAGCGCCCGATCGCTGGGGGCCTCTTGGCCGCGGACCTTCCTGACGGTGGTCGTCCCGAACGCGAAACAGGGGATCCTCTCGGGAGCGATCGTCTGCTGGACGCTCGCGGCCGCGGAGTTCAACTTCTCGTATATCGTCTACTCGCGCGGGCCGAAGCCGTTCTCGCTGTTCCTGTTCGAGAACATCTCGAACAACCCGTTCCTGCGGGCCGCCGCCGCCATCTCGATCTACTTCCTCATCGTCGTCGTCGTGACGGCGCTGTTGCGGTCGACCGGGGAACGGGGCTTCTCGATCGGAGGTGTCCGCTGA
- a CDS encoding metallophosphoesterase family protein — protein MTAGPALARLDRPATDESVRLTVVADPHVTASERGTWKCYHRTVDRLRTALAGADRRGADAVVLAGDLTADGRPDEFDTVDELLGETPADPLVVPGNHDVPKTFDGHDTPAVAAFEERYGSLPAAREVGPVTLLAVNSASDPGGRLRDTWGGAVGPAQREWLADRAADAALPILVTHHPLAALPEHDGPPWTNFQARDREAVRSVCRRHGVELVVSAHHHVPTVARHGGVAELLSPAVCSFPQAALDIVIGPDGTTARLVPLADAAGVEEAYHLARGGKALGQGICSLAESRLGRLPLAE, from the coding sequence GTGACGGCCGGGCCGGCGCTCGCCCGGTTGGACCGGCCGGCCACCGACGAGTCCGTCCGGCTCACCGTCGTCGCGGACCCCCACGTCACCGCGAGCGAACGCGGGACCTGGAAGTGTTACCACCGGACAGTCGACCGGCTGCGGACGGCGCTTGCCGGCGCCGACCGCCGCGGCGCCGACGCCGTCGTCCTGGCGGGCGACCTCACCGCCGACGGCCGCCCGGACGAGTTCGACACCGTCGACGAACTGCTCGGGGAGACACCCGCCGACCCGTTGGTCGTCCCCGGCAACCACGACGTGCCCAAGACCTTCGACGGCCACGACACGCCGGCGGTCGCGGCCTTCGAGGAACGCTACGGCTCACTGCCGGCCGCCAGGGAGGTCGGCCCCGTGACGCTGCTTGCCGTCAACAGCGCGAGCGACCCGGGCGGGCGCCTCCGGGACACCTGGGGCGGCGCCGTCGGTCCGGCCCAGCGGGAGTGGCTGGCCGACCGGGCGGCCGACGCCGCCCTCCCGATTCTCGTCACACACCACCCACTGGCGGCGCTGCCCGAACACGACGGCCCGCCGTGGACGAACTTCCAGGCGCGGGACCGCGAGGCCGTCCGGTCGGTGTGTCGCCGCCACGGTGTCGAACTGGTCGTCAGCGCCCATCACCACGTCCCCACGGTGGCGCGCCACGGCGGCGTCGCGGAACTGCTCTCGCCGGCTGTCTGTTCGTTCCCCCAGGCCGCCCTGGACATCGTGATCGGCCCCGACGGGACGACGGCACGGCTGGTCCCGCTCGCCGACGCCGCCGGCGTCGAGGAGGCGTATCACCTCGCCCGCGGCGGGAAGGCACTGGGCCAGGGCATCTGTTCGCTGGCCGAGTCCCGGCTGGGACGACTCCCGCTCGCGGAGTGA
- a CDS encoding ABC transporter ATP-binding protein yields MAEQIKLDTVTKEFGETTAVDGVSLTVEPGETVGLVGPSGCGKTTTLRTVAGFETPTDGAVRFDGEAVTNVPPEQRDVGLVFQSYALFNNMTVRENVEFGLKMRSLPADERAERAHEVLSLLGIDELADRDPQTLSGGQQQRVGLARALAIEPRVLLLDEPMTGLDAKLKTRLQEEMGALLDDLDVTAIYVTHDQEEAMVMCDRIAVMNDGHVEQVGPPRSVYQEPETPFVAEFVGTSNRLPATARNGTVDVGFTDIENRTGAEGSVTVVARPEAFAVGEGSITATVQNTFYLGEHVRTVATLPDGSEVTLNLDGTVTPQAGEEVSLALDPERVHVIEEEPA; encoded by the coding sequence ATGGCAGAACAGATCAAACTCGATACAGTCACGAAGGAGTTCGGGGAAACGACCGCCGTCGACGGGGTCTCGCTGACCGTCGAACCGGGAGAGACAGTCGGGCTCGTCGGCCCGTCGGGCTGTGGGAAGACCACGACCCTGCGGACCGTCGCGGGGTTCGAGACGCCCACCGACGGCGCGGTCCGCTTCGACGGCGAGGCGGTGACGAACGTCCCGCCCGAACAGCGGGACGTGGGGCTTGTCTTCCAGTCCTATGCCCTGTTCAACAACATGACCGTCCGGGAGAACGTCGAGTTCGGCCTGAAGATGCGGTCGCTGCCGGCCGACGAGCGAGCGGAACGCGCCCACGAGGTGCTCTCCTTGCTCGGCATCGACGAACTGGCCGACCGGGACCCACAGACGCTCTCGGGCGGGCAACAACAGCGGGTGGGACTCGCTCGTGCGCTGGCGATCGAGCCCCGCGTCCTCCTGCTCGACGAACCGATGACCGGCCTCGACGCGAAGCTCAAGACCCGCCTGCAAGAGGAGATGGGCGCTCTGCTGGACGACCTGGACGTGACGGCCATCTACGTCACCCACGACCAGGAGGAGGCGATGGTGATGTGTGACCGCATCGCGGTGATGAACGACGGCCACGTCGAGCAGGTCGGCCCGCCGCGGTCGGTGTACCAGGAGCCCGAGACACCCTTCGTCGCGGAGTTCGTCGGCACGTCGAACCGGCTCCCCGCCACCGCCCGGAACGGGACCGTCGACGTTGGCTTTACCGACATCGAGAACCGCACCGGCGCCGAGGGAAGCGTGACCGTCGTCGCCCGGCCGGAGGCGTTCGCGGTCGGCGAGGGGTCGATCACGGCGACGGTCCAGAACACGTTCTACCTGGGCGAACACGTCCGGACGGTCGCGACGCTCCCCGACGGCAGCGAGGTGACGCTGAACCTCGACGGGACGGTCACGCCACAGGCCGGCGAGGAGGTGTCGCTGGCGCTGGACCCCGAACGGGTCCACGTCATCGAGGAGGAGCCGGCGTGA
- a CDS encoding extracellular solute-binding protein: MEYSRRRLLQASGAAIATGLAGCSGGSGSEGSGGSSGGSSGGSGGTSYEVGHGDYQTTVSPSSFPEKLFVYAVQTGWSNWGALMSDFEEQYGLPLNDDQRSSGEALSDLRSHAQDPTHSAYNGGYTYGILAMQDGLTQAYKPNGWEKVPEKLKTDNGHMTATRRMTTTVTYRKDIYEEEGIEPPETWDDLKREEIAANTQFQPPNAAVGLAGALSINNAYGGSLDDVQPVVDYYSEMKEKGAVFAGNVEQKFSKGEITTFVEYDYTGLDLKYNADSIAEEKVGVSLLTGPNGEKGAFNQPYGYGMLKGAPNPEACKLFMDYVLSLEGQRKFLDAYVRPIRAPELEMPEEFPAQSAYEEAQFQVDYQQLVENQEGIINEIGQGVGLTGY, from the coding sequence ATGGAGTATTCACGTCGGCGACTCCTCCAGGCGTCAGGTGCAGCAATCGCGACCGGACTCGCGGGGTGTTCCGGTGGGAGCGGTTCGGAAGGGAGCGGTGGCTCCTCCGGCGGGAGCTCGGGTGGCTCCGGCGGGACCTCCTACGAGGTCGGCCACGGCGACTACCAGACGACGGTCTCGCCGAGTTCGTTCCCCGAGAAGCTGTTCGTCTACGCCGTCCAGACCGGCTGGTCGAACTGGGGTGCGCTGATGAGCGACTTCGAGGAGCAGTACGGCCTCCCGCTGAACGACGACCAGCGATCCTCCGGCGAGGCGCTGTCGGACCTGCGTTCACACGCCCAGGACCCGACTCACTCGGCGTACAACGGCGGCTACACCTACGGTATCCTGGCGATGCAGGACGGGCTCACCCAGGCGTACAAACCGAACGGCTGGGAGAAGGTCCCCGAGAAGCTCAAGACCGACAACGGCCACATGACCGCCACCCGGCGGATGACCACGACGGTCACCTACCGGAAGGACATCTACGAGGAGGAAGGCATCGAACCGCCCGAGACCTGGGACGACCTCAAGCGAGAGGAGATCGCCGCGAACACCCAGTTCCAGCCGCCAAACGCCGCGGTCGGGCTGGCCGGCGCGCTCTCGATCAACAACGCATACGGGGGGAGTCTCGACGACGTGCAACCGGTCGTCGACTACTACTCCGAGATGAAAGAGAAGGGGGCGGTGTTCGCCGGCAACGTCGAACAGAAGTTCAGCAAGGGCGAGATCACGACCTTCGTCGAGTACGACTACACCGGCCTCGACCTGAAGTACAACGCCGACTCCATCGCCGAGGAGAAGGTCGGCGTCTCGCTGCTGACCGGCCCCAACGGGGAGAAGGGGGCGTTCAACCAACCGTACGGCTACGGGATGCTCAAGGGCGCACCGAACCCCGAGGCGTGTAAACTGTTCATGGACTACGTGCTCTCGCTGGAGGGCCAGCGGAAGTTCCTCGACGCCTACGTCCGGCCGATCCGGGCGCCGGAACTGGAGATGCCCGAGGAGTTCCCCGCACAGTCGGCCTACGAGGAGGCGCAGTTCCAGGTCGACTACCAGCAACTCGTCGAGAACCAGGAGGGCATCATCAACGAGATCGGGCAGGGCGTCGGCCTGACGGGGTACTGA
- a CDS encoding uroporphyrinogen-III synthase, producing the protein MREAPRLRVAFFRPDDERTEEAVELVESLGADPVPDPMLAVEPTDAAPRSDADYVVLTSKTGAELAAAADWDPDGATVCAIGDATAAALRAEGYAVDHVPAEFSSAGLVDSLGDAVDGARVEVARSDHGSAVLTDGLEAAGAYVHETVLYRLVRPESAGESTELAAAGDLDAALFTSSLTVEHFLAAADERGVRAAAIEGLDAATVGVIGEPTRETARAHGITVDVVPDRADFEALACAVVEDAAPTHHE; encoded by the coding sequence ATGCGGGAGGCCCCGCGGCTGCGCGTTGCGTTCTTCCGACCCGACGACGAGCGGACCGAGGAGGCCGTCGAACTCGTCGAGTCGTTGGGCGCGGACCCGGTGCCGGACCCGATGCTCGCCGTCGAACCAACCGACGCGGCCCCCCGCTCGGACGCCGACTACGTCGTCCTGACGAGCAAGACCGGCGCCGAACTGGCCGCGGCGGCCGACTGGGACCCCGACGGGGCGACGGTGTGTGCCATCGGCGACGCGACCGCCGCGGCACTCCGGGCCGAGGGCTACGCCGTCGACCACGTCCCCGCGGAGTTCTCCTCGGCCGGGCTGGTCGACTCCCTCGGGGACGCCGTCGACGGCGCCCGCGTCGAGGTGGCCCGCTCGGACCACGGCTCGGCGGTCCTGACCGACGGCCTCGAAGCGGCCGGCGCGTACGTCCACGAGACGGTGCTGTACCGGCTGGTCCGCCCCGAAAGCGCCGGCGAGTCGACCGAACTGGCCGCCGCCGGTGACCTCGACGCGGCGCTGTTTACCTCCTCGCTGACCGTCGAGCACTTCCTGGCGGCGGCCGACGAACGGGGCGTCCGCGCGGCCGCGATCGAGGGGCTCGACGCGGCGACGGTCGGCGTCATCGGCGAGCCGACCCGCGAGACGGCCCGAGCGCACGGGATCACCGTCGACGTGGTGCCCGACCGTGCCGACTTCGAGGCGCTTGCCTGTGCGGTCGTCGAGGACGCGGCCCCGACCCACCACGAGTGA
- a CDS encoding MFS transporter, producing MSESPRTAVHVALVTGWQVVASTCFYALFAGTTLFREYLGLSPFLVGVVVTAATLGYTLALFPVGAAVDGAGERPVLIGGLIALAASVVGVGLAGGVVGLALAAGCLGAAYATAMPATNRAIVTAVPEGTRGRAMGLKQVGVTAGSGLAAVLVVSVAPTVGPWNGGFLAVGAAALVVAAAFAVGYRGTPGGEWRLPDVRGLRRNRAYVALSAGGFFLGAALFTTVGYTTLYLTEAVGVSVALAGLGFAAMQVTGSAGRVVAGWLADRLGGGARANATVLLGQALLGVGLLAVLAAPGLSRPTALAVVSLVGATILGFTGLYYACMTALVPTEEVGAATAGGQTALNAGALLAPPAFGWLADTTSYRAGWLLLAVVALAGTAAIAVVVRQTR from the coding sequence GTGTCCGAGAGTCCGCGAACGGCGGTCCACGTCGCGCTGGTCACCGGCTGGCAGGTCGTCGCCAGCACCTGTTTCTACGCGCTGTTCGCCGGCACCACGCTGTTCCGCGAGTATCTGGGGCTCTCGCCGTTTCTCGTCGGCGTCGTCGTCACCGCGGCGACGCTTGGCTACACGCTCGCGCTGTTCCCGGTGGGCGCGGCCGTCGACGGCGCCGGCGAACGGCCGGTCCTGATCGGCGGGCTGATCGCGCTTGCCGCGAGCGTCGTCGGTGTCGGCCTCGCCGGCGGCGTCGTCGGACTCGCGCTCGCGGCTGGCTGTCTGGGAGCGGCCTACGCGACGGCGATGCCCGCGACGAACCGCGCCATCGTCACCGCGGTTCCGGAGGGGACCAGAGGACGGGCGATGGGGCTCAAACAGGTCGGTGTCACCGCCGGCAGCGGGCTCGCAGCCGTGCTCGTGGTCAGCGTCGCGCCGACGGTCGGCCCCTGGAACGGCGGGTTCCTGGCGGTCGGCGCCGCCGCGCTGGTCGTCGCCGCCGCGTTCGCCGTCGGCTACCGGGGGACCCCCGGGGGCGAGTGGCGCCTGCCCGATGTCCGGGGACTCCGGCGAAACCGGGCCTACGTCGCGCTCTCGGCCGGCGGGTTCTTCCTCGGGGCCGCGCTGTTCACGACCGTCGGCTACACGACGCTGTATCTGACCGAGGCGGTCGGCGTCTCGGTGGCTCTGGCAGGGCTGGGATTCGCCGCGATGCAGGTGACCGGCAGCGCCGGCCGCGTCGTCGCCGGCTGGCTCGCCGACCGACTCGGTGGCGGGGCGCGGGCGAACGCGACGGTGTTGCTGGGCCAGGCGCTGCTGGGCGTCGGGCTGTTGGCGGTGCTTGCGGCCCCGGGACTGTCGCGGCCGACGGCACTCGCGGTGGTCTCGCTCGTCGGTGCGACGATCCTCGGCTTCACCGGGCTGTACTACGCCTGCATGACCGCGCTGGTCCCGACAGAGGAGGTCGGCGCGGCGACCGCCGGCGGCCAGACCGCGCTCAACGCCGGCGCGCTGCTCGCGCCGCCCGCCTTCGGCTGGCTGGCCGACACCACGTCCTACCGGGCCGGCTGGCTGTTGCTCGCCGTAGTCGCTCTGGCCGGTACCGCAGCCATCGCCGTCGTCGTGAGACAGACCCGCTGA
- the cobA gene encoding uroporphyrinogen-III C-methyltransferase has translation MSDDSVGKVYLVGSGPGDPDLLTVKAKRLLEAADVVLHDKLPGPEILGMIPEEKREDVGKRAGGEWTPQEYTNARMVELAREGKTVVRLKGGDPTVFGRGGEEMVHLANEGVPVEIVPGITSAVAGPAVAGIPVTHRDHTSSVSFVTGHEDPTKDESAVDWAALADTGGTIVVLMGVGKLPEYTAALREAGMAPETPVALIERATWPDQRVATGTLETIVEVRDSEGIEPPAITVIGDVAGQREQVVEFLEGD, from the coding sequence GTGAGCGACGACAGCGTGGGAAAGGTGTATCTGGTCGGCTCCGGCCCGGGGGACCCGGACCTGCTGACGGTCAAGGCCAAACGGCTGCTGGAGGCGGCCGACGTGGTCCTCCACGACAAGCTCCCCGGCCCGGAGATCCTGGGGATGATCCCCGAGGAGAAACGCGAGGACGTGGGGAAACGCGCCGGCGGGGAGTGGACGCCACAGGAGTACACGAACGCTCGGATGGTCGAACTCGCGCGCGAGGGCAAGACCGTCGTCCGGCTCAAGGGCGGCGATCCGACGGTCTTTGGCCGCGGCGGCGAGGAGATGGTCCACCTGGCGAACGAGGGGGTCCCCGTCGAGATCGTCCCGGGGATCACGAGCGCCGTCGCCGGGCCGGCCGTCGCCGGCATCCCGGTCACCCACCGGGATCACACCTCGTCGGTGTCGTTCGTCACGGGCCACGAGGACCCCACGAAAGACGAGTCCGCCGTCGACTGGGCGGCGCTCGCCGACACCGGCGGCACCATCGTCGTCCTGATGGGCGTCGGCAAGCTCCCGGAGTACACCGCCGCGCTGCGCGAGGCGGGGATGGCCCCCGAGACGCCAGTCGCCCTGATCGAGCGGGCGACCTGGCCCGACCAGCGGGTCGCCACGGGCACCCTCGAAACCATCGTCGAGGTCCGGGACAGCGAGGGGATCGAACCGCCGGCGATCACCGTCATCGGCGACGTGGCCGGCCAGCGCGAGCAGGTCGTCGAGTTCCTGGAGGGCGACTGA
- a CDS encoding PspA/IM30 family protein, which translates to MGLIDRFLFFVRSKLNALLNRAGDPSAELDYSYEQLRDQLQDVTRGIADVTTQKKRLEIHRRRLRENVEKYDGQARDAMRQEREDLARRALAKKQAHVSQIADLTEQIDELQGTQDRLVGKRAELSSQIEQFRTEKETVKARYEAAEASARVSEAFTGVGDTMADVSRSIERATERTERMEARAAALEELEETGQLESVLSEGDDIDRELDRLSNERAVDYELETLRAELGGEAEPADAEAAD; encoded by the coding sequence ATGGGACTGATCGATCGGTTCCTCTTTTTCGTCCGGTCGAAGCTCAACGCGCTGTTGAACCGTGCTGGCGACCCGAGCGCGGAGCTGGACTACTCCTACGAGCAACTGCGGGACCAACTCCAGGACGTGACTCGTGGCATCGCCGACGTGACGACCCAGAAGAAGCGTCTGGAGATCCACCGGCGGCGGCTCCGGGAGAACGTCGAGAAGTACGACGGCCAGGCTCGCGATGCAATGCGCCAGGAGCGCGAGGATCTCGCTCGGCGCGCGCTGGCGAAGAAACAGGCCCACGTCTCACAGATCGCCGATCTGACCGAACAGATCGACGAACTCCAGGGGACACAGGACCGACTGGTCGGCAAGCGCGCGGAGCTGTCGAGCCAGATCGAGCAGTTCCGGACGGAAAAAGAGACGGTCAAGGCGCGCTACGAGGCTGCCGAAGCGTCGGCCCGCGTCTCGGAGGCGTTCACTGGCGTCGGCGACACGATGGCCGACGTGAGCCGCTCGATTGAGCGCGCGACCGAGCGCACCGAACGCATGGAGGCCCGCGCCGCCGCGCTGGAGGAACTGGAGGAGACCGGGCAACTGGAGTCGGTGCTCAGCGAGGGCGACGACATCGACCGCGAACTCGACCGGCTCTCGAACGAACGGGCCGTCGACTACGAACTGGAGACCCTGCGGGCGGAACTGGGCGGCGAGGCCGAACCCGCCGACGCGGAGGCGGCCGACTGA